From the Streptomonospora nanhaiensis genome, the window CGGGCTGGCTGCAGGGACCCGTCAACGCGCTGCGCAGCCTGGCCTACTACCACCAGCAGATGTACACGTTCCACAGCGGGCTGTCCAAGCCGCACGACTACGCGTCGCAGCCCTGGGAGTGGATCATCATGCGCACCCCGGTGGCGTTCTACTACAACGACCAGCCCTCCACGTGCGGCGAGCCGGAGTGCTCCACCACCATCCTCAGCGTCGGCACGCCGGCCGTGTGGTGGCTGGGCATCGCCGCGCTGCTGGTGATGCTGGGGTGGTGGCTGACCTACCGCGACTGGCGCGCGGGCGCGGTGCTGCTGGGGGTCGCGGCCGGGTGGCTGCCGTGGTTCGCCTACCCCGACCGCACCATGTTCGTGTTCTACGCGCTGCCGATGCTGCCGTTCCTGGTGCTGGCCATCACCCTGGCGATCGGCCTGGCCATGGGCTCGGGCGAGGGGCGGCCGGAGTTCGCGCCGTGGAGCCGGGTGGCCGGGGGCGTGGTGTTCGGCGTGGTGCTGCTGCTGGTGATCGCCAACTTCGCCTACCTCTACCCGGTGCTCAGCGCCGAGACCATCCCCTACGAGGCGTGGGCCGACCGCATGTGGTTCCAGACCTGGATCTACGGCAACGGCGGCGAGGGCTAGCGCCCCCGCCGCACTCTTTCCGCCGTTCACCTCCCCCGCCACCGGAGAAATCAACAGCAACCGCACCGCCGAATGACGGGTTTTTGAACACTGATTTTCGTCCGGATAAGTCTCGGCAACGCCCGTATACGGCTGGTAGTCTCATGGATCGGTTGCGGTTGTAGTTTCCATGGATGGCCCAGGCGCCTCACGGAACTTCACGTGGGCGCTTGTCATTTGGGCGGGAACTCCCGGGGACGGGCGCTCGGCAACCCGGGGCCAGCAGGGTGCGGCCCCGATGTAGTCCCCAAGGGAGAGCAGATGGCTCAGGGCACCGTGAAGTGGTTCAACTCTGAGAAGGGTTTCGGTTTCATCGCCGTTGAGGGCGGTGGACCGGACGTGTTCGTTCACTACTCGGCGATCGCGGGTACCGGCTTCCGGAACCTGGAAGAGGACCAGTCGGTCGAGTTCGAGATCACCCAGGGCCCGAAGGGTCCGCAGGCGTCCAACGTGCGCGCGCTCTGACGTCGCCTGAATTCGTTACTCGGCCCTTCGCTCGGTCTCCGGGCGAAGGGCTGTCTCATTCCCGGGGCATCCGCGGCTCGCCGTCGGCGCCCGCACCGGCCTGCCGCGCCGTGTCCCCGTCCGGCCCCGCGGCCGCCGCGGCGCCGGGCCCGCCCAGCGCACGCACCTGCTCGGTGAGGTGGGCCACCTGGGCGGTGAGCGCCTCCAGTTGCGTCATGACCGACTGGTGCTGGGCGAGTTCCAGCGCCTGGTCCTCCTGCCAGCGGTGGGCGTTGACCTCCTGCTCCAGGGCCGTGACGATCACGCCGATGACCAGGTTGAGCAGGATGAACGCGGTCACCACGATGTAGCCGACGAAGAACACCCACGCCATCGGCTGGCGCTCCATGGCCGGCTGGGCGACGTCGGGCCAGTCCTCCATGGTGAGCAGCATGAACATGCTGTAGAGGGTGGCGCCGAGGTCGCCGAAGTGCTCGGGGTCGATGTCGTGGAACAGCCGTTCGCCCAGGACGGCGGCGGTGTAGACGACGATCAGCAGCAGCCCGATCACGGTGCCCATGCCCGGCACGGCGTGGAACAGCGCCGAGACGATGGTGCGCAGCTGCGGCAGCACACTGACCAGGCGCAGGATGCGCAGCATCCGCAGCACGCCGAACCCGGTGGAGGCCGGCACCACGGCCACGCCGACGACCACCATGTCGAACCAGTTCCAGGGGTCGCGGAAGAACGCGCGGCCCTGGGCGACACCCTTGATCAGCAGTTCGACGGTGAAGACCGCGATGAAGACCACCTCGGCGGCGTCGAAGAACGGCCCGGCCTCGGCCAGCGGCCCGTCCTCGTAGGTCTCCAGGCCCAGGGTGACGGAGTTGAGCAGGATGGCGGCGACGATCGCGACCTGGAACCAGCCGCTCGCGACGATCGCCCGCGCTCGGCTGCGCAGCCCTGACTCGGCCACCGATCCACTCCCCCGCCCCACGGCCCCTGACATCACCGGCAAACGGGACCAACCCTAGCGTTTGCCGTGCCACGGCCCGGCGGTCCGGTCGGGCTCCCGCTCCGCCCCGACGGGGCGCGGCGGGGCCGGCGCGCGGGCCGCCGGGGCGCATGATGGACACGCGCCGGTCACCCCTGCGGTGTCTCCGCCAGGAACAACACCGGCTAATCTGCTAGAAGGCCGGAGCAATCACCACGGTCAATCGGAGGAACCCGGCATGTTCAACATCGGGGGCGGCGAGTTCGTCCTCCTGGGCCTGCTCGCGCTGCTGATCTTCGGCCCCGACCAGCTGCCGAAGGCCGCGGCCCAGGTCGGCCGGGTGCTGCGCCAGTTGCGCACCATGGCCGACAGCGCGCGCTCCGACATCCAGAAGGGCCTGGGCCCCGAGTTCAAGGACTTCGACGTCGAGGACCTCAACCCGCGCCGGTTCGTCCAGAAGCACTTCTGGGAGGCCGGCGAGAACGACTCCTCCCGGCGCCGCCGCCCGGCCTCGCAGCTCAACGGCAAGCGCCCGCCCTTCGACAGCGAGGCCACCTGAGCGCTGCGGCGCGCCCCGCCCGGCGGGGTCAGCCGAACAGCATGACCAGGACCAGGCCGATCCCCATGACCACGGCCGACCCCGCGATCACCGCCGGGGAGTCCAGCAGCGCCACCAGCACCTCCGCGCCGATCGTGCCGATCACCGCCGCCGCCGGCCAGGGCCAGCGCGCGGCCGGCTCCCAGCCGTTGCGGCGCTCGCGGTAGACCTCGGTGAGCGCGGCCCCGGCCAGCAGCCCCCAGAACAGCACGTGCCACACCGCGCGGGTGCCCACCTCGATGTAGTCGGCCGCGCCCGCCGCCGCCATCACGAACAGCGCGGTGCTGATCCCCAGCCGCCAGTGGCCCCGGCCGCGCATGGGCGGGATGGCCTTGCGGCGGGCGGGGGTGTCGCAGCGGAACCGCTCGGCGGCCACGGGGGCGGGATCGGGGTCGTCGACCGGCGCGGGTTCGGGCGGCGGGGGCGGCGGCTCGGCGTAGTGGTAGCCCCCGGGGGCGCGGTCGCCGATCGGGTACTCGGTGCCGCCGGGGAAGTTCGCGCCGCCGCTGTCGGCGGGGTCGGGCGGGGTCGGCCGGTGCGGTGGCGCGGGCTCCGGTCGGGGGTGCTCCGGGGAGTCGGGCACGGGGTCTCGCCGCCCTTCTGCGTCCGACGGGCTTCCACGCTCCGTAGCTACCCGCTCCGCCGCGCGCCGGAACGCGCGGGGACGCCACCGGAGGGGCGGAGTTGGCCCACCGGGTGGCCCGGTGCCGCCCCGGCGGGCGCGCGGCGCCGGGAGGCGGCGGGCCGGGCGGACACGGACGCGGGGATCAGCCGACCGGGCGGCGGGTGCGCCGCGGGAGGCGGTGGGGACGCGGGAAGGTGCGGGAAAGGTGCGCCGGGCGGGAGGGGCGGATGCACACCGGTCTCCGGCCCGGGGGCACGGGCCGGAGACCGGTTCGTTCCGAACGGATGCCGGAAGAGGGATGACGGCCTAGTACCAACCCCAGTTGGCCTCGGCCGCCACGGCCTGGTCGGCGGTGGCCGCCGGAACCGAAGGCGCCAGAATCGCGGTGACCGCGAGGGCCACAACAGCGCACAGCTTCTTTAACACAGCACACCTTCCCATTGCATCGTCATCCATCCCCACATACAAGATGGCCTAACGGACACACTTACGCAAGACCCCAAG encodes:
- a CDS encoding cold-shock protein — protein: MAQGTVKWFNSEKGFGFIAVEGGGPDVFVHYSAIAGTGFRNLEEDQSVEFEITQGPKGPQASNVRAL
- a CDS encoding ion transporter — encoded protein: MAESGLRSRARAIVASGWFQVAIVAAILLNSVTLGLETYEDGPLAEAGPFFDAAEVVFIAVFTVELLIKGVAQGRAFFRDPWNWFDMVVVGVAVVPASTGFGVLRMLRILRLVSVLPQLRTIVSALFHAVPGMGTVIGLLLIVVYTAAVLGERLFHDIDPEHFGDLGATLYSMFMLLTMEDWPDVAQPAMERQPMAWVFFVGYIVVTAFILLNLVIGVIVTALEQEVNAHRWQEDQALELAQHQSVMTQLEALTAQVAHLTEQVRALGGPGAAAAAGPDGDTARQAGAGADGEPRMPRE
- a CDS encoding sec-independent translocase yields the protein MFNIGGGEFVLLGLLALLIFGPDQLPKAAAQVGRVLRQLRTMADSARSDIQKGLGPEFKDFDVEDLNPRRFVQKHFWEAGENDSSRRRRPASQLNGKRPPFDSEAT